CTGCTGCGGTACGAGGGAAATGTATCAGTTTCGTTTCCATTGTAATATGGATAACTCATATCATTGCTACAGAATCTGTCAGTGCTATGACAAGTAAGTTTTTtacctttcttttcctctataaatttaaaaaaaaatatattatttttcatttaataattatttttctttcagaatcATTGACATTAGCTGGgtcctatttattttatagtttcatGTGTCTCGTTACAATATTTTAcgtctttcttttcattcccGAAACAAAAGGCAAATCTTTACATCAAATTGCTCAAGAATTAAGGAAAATTTCTCTTGGGACGCGTATATGTAACAATTTGCGCAGTTTACCGCTCATTTGTCACATTCAATGGATAAAACGATATAACGAGAATACAAATAACGGGCAAAGTACTTTaatctgaaaatgaaatttcaattatcaaaatattggaTTATCCCAAAAGTTCCtgtagttttttattattcagatttaaaataatttccaaatcatTTTTGAACTgctaaaaattatgttataattggTTTAGGATTAAGTTTGTTTCCAagccattaaaaaaaaaaaaaaaacatattttttcaaaatgaacaGTTTAACAAttgcgattaaaaatttcaagataatccaataaacatatataatccTTACATGTCGATGAaagtattctaaatattatttttatctcattttgaatgaattaatGATCAAAAACTTATCTTAAAAACTGTTCTATACGATATTGTGTTCAATAAGTATTGTATGTCAATAATACATACACGTGTacttccaaaaatattatcgtaacTGCCGATTATTATAGAACATATCACACAACGTAATAGAaatgtcaaaatatataaatcatttttgatgCCAAAGACTGACtaggtttttaattatttcatcttttcatcttctttcaatttattaaacaagaGATTATTAATgacaattctattaaaaaaaaatttatatattatatataattcttgattttatttaatgacacGTTGTATGACGTAATTACTTGTActggaaattttgaattgaaaaattagtaaatcAAGTATTAGgggtacatatataaaattagatattttatagtataaaggcagattttaaattatgtttagaaataaatatttgacatttgaataagaaaatatatgacatataatatttacgatttttcaataatcataatattatttttttcatcatatgTATCGCTATATACTTCTTTAAATACTTAACATTTAtcatattcattttgatattgactgcagtttttttttttacatataataataataataatgttgcaATGTTCTTTGGtgccatttaaaataaatatcactatgtaaaaatcttttattatatataacattgctgtatataaaaataattttcatatataattattgcagatttacaatattgtaaaatgtaatattgtaCTTGACAAAGATACAATTGGTTTATAtacctaataaaatatatagaaaatataatacttttgttTTAATCTCTCACTCTCTGTGTGcgcacacatacatacatacatataataattatgcgtcaaataatttctttcatttttatgaaaatagtaatttcttctttatatcaCTTAAtccacatatatgtatatctacaTGCATCCatgtatttcataataaattcgatttataaaCTATACTATATACATTGTTTctactttctctttttcttattggtcaattaaaaaactaatcacgcaaaaagtataaaaaaataacattattctgtacgaaaataaaattaagtatcACTCTCTTGCAAAAACATTTggcctaataataataaacaaataagtatatataataatattaaatcattattataatcttactTATCggatctattaaaaatattatttcataattgcgCAATACATacgtaaaagtttttatatcttttttacagTAGACCCACTAaaagacttttttttattccaagttAATAGTTTTGGAGGTGATAAAACTTGTTCTAAAAAGATAtgtcttctttctttcaaatttaaatcgttattGCATAACGATTTATCGTTCTCGTAAATAAGATCGatattttctcgattcgagTGAGATTTATCGTTCGATGTATTTTTCTCGTAACACACTTTAAACGATGCGATAGGGGCTAAATTCTCtttatcgtattttatataatcggccgatttttttaaaattaccgaaacatttttcttcgatgTCTCGATTTCGGGCGAAGCGGTCGATTGTCCAATTTTAATAGCCTTATTAGGAGTGACAACGTAAACTAGTTGCGACTTGGATTCAAATTTCTCctttaacaaagaaaatttccgTTTCGGATAATTGATCGGCTTTTTACGTACTTTATCGCAGATCGGTTCTAATTTTTCCGTATTATCGGAATTCGATTTCACTTGCGTGGAAATATACGATGTACTAGTGTCTAACCGTTTCGTATCTGCAGAATTTGAATTAACACTCGTGATATTAGGGGATACTGTattggataaattattatgtacaatCTTAACATTTTCAACAGGTACCAACGGACTCATTTCGACGTACAGATCATTTTCCTTCGAGTCAGCCTCGtcttttcgagaagaaataaatccTTGTTTCTGTAACTTGGTTTTATTTCCTAAAATTGGCGAATCGGAAAGTATCGCGTCAATCAACGGTGTCTTCTTAATCGATTCTATTGTACAATATTTCACTAAATCTTTAATAGTGTCGATCTCAtccttttctcgaataatagATTCGGATTCCTCCAAACAATTGATATAATTCCTGCTACACGTGACAGGATCCTTGAGATCAGTTTTGAACAACGCTTTCGTAAGCTGGGCCttctttatcaaatttttcggATCAAAATCTTCCCACTGGCTACCCGTCGTGTGGTATACATGCCTAGGGGAATTTTCTGCCGTGTATTTCCTGATCTGATCTATCGTGTTAACCAATGTACTCACTGAATCACAATTCGATTGatcatattcaaatttttcctccGTGGCCATTTCATCGTGCTCTTCCAATATGGTATCCAGCGCGAACATTCCACCTTTGTCGTCTATCACTACTGGCTTTGCGATGTATAGAATGGAATTTTGCTCGTCCACATCAGCGATCCTTTTCGCAGAAATATCCTCACTGTACGCAGTTTTTAACTCCCGCGAATCTATCAAATCATACGTAAGCGTGTCGAGATAATCATCTTGCTTTAGAATTCCTCTTAATATCGAGCTTGCGCAAGTGGTGTCGGAAAATTCTGAACTGTAAGTGGTGCCGGTTGTTGTGCTGGTTAAAGTATCCCTTCTCCTATCCCTGACAACGCTGTCATCATGGATGTAAGTTTCTATGTCTGTATATCCTTTCCAACTACGAATACACCATGGTGGCCTGGCCACACCAAGAGGGCAAACGTTCTCATAATCGTGAATCGACGTAACGCAACTCATCGTTTCGTCCCTCTGCTGTAACTCCTTGGTTAGTTTCTCCGTTTCTTCCGTTTTTTCGCAACTCTCGTTAAATATCGTCGGTATCTCCATTCTGTCCCTTAACATTGTAATACTGTTCAAATCTTTGCAAATGTTACTCAAAGAACAATTCTCCAATTCGTTGCGTTTCGTACTTATATCCAGTATCAAATTTCTATTGGTTATAACCTTCCCTTGGTCGTTGCTTTCCATTTCAAGTATAAGCTGATTCGAGAAACAAATGCCACGTCTCTTTTGCAATGGAAGACAAGAATCGTTCGAATCTTTCGTTGAAACATCTTTGTCTATGTCCAATGCGTGGATGGTCGGCAAACAAATACCTCTGCGTTTTTGACGATGAATATCCTTTTCGTTCGAATTGTTATGATCGTCGTGAATTTCAAGATATTCACAAGTGTTATCAGCTATGGTAAACGCATTACTCGGTAAAATGTTCGACGATGGATTCTCGTCTTTTGAAACATTGTTGTGCGCCGACTCACATTCCGAAACAACGCAAACAGCAGCAGTCGATGGTGAATCGTTTTCAATTTGGCAAGTTTGATTGATAACACCGTTTTCCGTACATTCCGAATTTTGTACAATGTTCgtcaataaatattgtttgtcCGTTGTGATTTCCTCGGAAGTGGTCCTTTGAGAACGATCGATAGAACACGAAGATGCCGTAAACGAGTTAGGATAATACTGTTTAAAAGATCTAGGAGTAACAGCTTTGTTGGTTACAATCTCTGATTTCTTGTCACCAATCTCGGTTATATTTCCAACTTTGGACGGatgaaattttccataatagaACAACATACTCATCAAACCGATCATCATTCCACCAATTATAAAACtggtcattattattattttttcagttttaatgatatctttgaaatataacaCGAACACGACTAAAAAAACTATGTTTTCTATTACAatgatggaataaaatataaatactctGTATCGAGATTTA
The window above is part of the Apis mellifera strain DH4 linkage group LG11, Amel_HAv3.1, whole genome shotgun sequence genome. Proteins encoded here:
- the LOC100578388 gene encoding uncharacterized protein LOC100578388 isoform X4, yielding MQKINPDNNEATWIVLILQGLWRAGMLISRIAVLVLTAVCLRQWSLLFLGFHWLFMTIWVLLQNTNFCPTIWEERIYNCIIGLIYCFDFFNLRIGKSRYRVFIFYSIIVIENIVFLVVFVLYFKDIIKTEKIIIMTSFIIGGMMIGLMSMLFYYGKFHPSKVGNITEIGDKKSEIVTNKAVTPRSFKQYYPNSFTASSCSIDRSQRTTSEEITTDKQYLLTNIVQNSECTENGVINQTCQIENDSPSTAAVCVVSECESAHNNVSKDENPSSNILPSNAFTIADNTCEYLEIHDDHNNSNEKDIHRQKRRGICLPTIHALDIDKDVSTKDSNDSCLPLQKRRGICFSNQLILEMESNDQGKVITNRNLILDISTKRNELENCSLSNICKDLNSITMLRDRMEIPTIFNESCEKTEETEKLTKELQQRDETMSCVTSIHDYENVCPLGVARPPWCIRSWKGYTDIETYIHDDSVVRDRRRDTLTSTTTGTTYSSEFSDTTCASSILRGILKQDDYLDTLTYDLIDSRELKTAYSEDISAKRIADVDEQNSILYIAKPVVIDDKGGMFALDTILEEHDEMATEEKFEYDQSNCDSVSTLVNTIDQIRKYTAENSPRHVYHTTGSQWEDFDPKNLIKKAQLTKALFKTDLKDPVTCSRNYINCLEESESIIREKDEIDTIKDLVKYCTIESIKKTPLIDAILSDSPILGNKTKLQKQGFISSRKDEADSKENDLYVEMSPLVPVENVKIVHNNLSNTVSPNITSVNSNSADTKRLDTSTSYISTQVKSNSDNTEKLEPICDKVRKKPINYPKRKFSLLKEKFESKSQLVYVVTPNKAIKIGQSTASPEIETSKKNVSVILKKSADYIKYDKENLAPIASFKVCYEKNTSNDKSHSNRENIDLIYENDKSLCNNDLNLKERRHIFLEQVLSPPKLLTWNKKKSFSGSTVKKI
- the LOC100578388 gene encoding uncharacterized protein LOC100578388 isoform X2, whose amino-acid sequence is MAGKMAAAELKHDNVSCYETVKKNASAITLHREIECYQFRLLDLFYYLTSVSFFFIDIATDSIVFIKYFLQGQFVWGCFALSFTILPAGIIQIFSLRWYHSDGSIKNIHWLLHFLFLGVLHRYLILLYSTIHSLRSKRFMKDKNWVYRQESDICMLHLFESFMGAAPQLILQLYIMAVLRYIPLWTSLSAIVSFCSLSWAIGTYTKAMQKINPDNNEATWIVLILQGLWRAGMLISRIAVLVLTAVCLRQWSLLFLGFHWLFMTIWVLLQNTNFCPTIWEERIYNCIIGLIYCFDFFNLRIGKSRYRVFIFYSIIVIENIVFLVVFVLYFKDIIKTEKIIIMTSFIIGGMMIGLMSMLFYYGKFHPSKVGNITEIGDKKSEIVTNKAVTPRSFKQYYPNSFTASSCSIDRSQRTTSEEITTDKQYLLTNIVQNSECTENGVINQTCQIENDSPSTAAVCVVSECESAHNNVSKDENPSSNILPSNAFTIADNTCEYLEIHDDHNNSNEKDIHRQKRRGICLPTIHALDIDKDVSTKDSNDSCLPLQKRRGICFSNQLILEMESNDQGKVITNRNLILDISTKRNELENCSLSNICKDLNSITMLRDRMEIPTIFNESCEKTEETEKLTKELQQRDETMSCVTSIHDYENVCPLGVARPPWCIRSWKGYTDIETYIHDDSVVRDRRRDTLTSTTTGTTYSSEFSDTTCASSILRGILKQDDYLDTLTYDLIDSRELKTAYSEDISAKRIADVDEQNSILYIAKPVVIDDKGGMFALDTILEEHDEMATEEKFEYDQSNCDSVSTLVNTIDQIRKYTAENSPRHVYHTTGSQWEDFDPKNLIKKAQLTKALFKTDLKDPVTCSRNYINCLEESESIIREKDEIDTIKDLVKYCTIESIKKTPLIDAILSDSPILGNKTKLQKQGFISSRKDEADSKENDLYVEMSPLVPVENVKIVHNNLSNTVSPNITSVNSNSADTKRLDTSTSYISTQVKSNSDNTEKLEPICDKVRKKPINYPKRKFSLLKEKFESKSQLVYVVTPNKAIKIGQSTASPEIETSKKNVSVILKKSADYIKYDKENLAPIASFKVCYEKNTSNDKSHSNRENIDLIYENDKSLCNNDLNLKERRHIFLEQVLSPPKLLTWNKKKSFSGSTVKKI
- the LOC100578388 gene encoding uncharacterized protein LOC100578388 isoform X1, which translates into the protein MAGKMAAAELKHDNVSCYETVKKNASAITLHREIECYQFRLLDLFYYLTSVSFFFIDIATDSIVFIKYFLQGQFVWGCFALSFTILPAGIIQIFSLRWYHSDGSIKNIHWLLHFLFLGVLHRYLILLYSTIHSLRSKRFMKDKNWVYRQESDICMLHLFESFMGAAPQLILQLYIMAVLRYIPLWTSLSAIVSFCSLSWAIGTYTKAMQKINPDNNEATWIVLILQGLWRAGMLISRIAVLVLTAVCLRQWSLLFLGKYKSELTRLLKIDLCLSYSVCSVVNVTGFHWLFMTIWVLLQNTNFCPTIWEERIYNCIIGLIYCFDFFNLRIGKSRYRVFIFYSIIVIENIVFLVVFVLYFKDIIKTEKIIIMTSFIIGGMMIGLMSMLFYYGKFHPSKVGNITEIGDKKSEIVTNKAVTPRSFKQYYPNSFTASSCSIDRSQRTTSEEITTDKQYLLTNIVQNSECTENGVINQTCQIENDSPSTAAVCVVSECESAHNNVSKDENPSSNILPSNAFTIADNTCEYLEIHDDHNNSNEKDIHRQKRRGICLPTIHALDIDKDVSTKDSNDSCLPLQKRRGICFSNQLILEMESNDQGKVITNRNLILDISTKRNELENCSLSNICKDLNSITMLRDRMEIPTIFNESCEKTEETEKLTKELQQRDETMSCVTSIHDYENVCPLGVARPPWCIRSWKGYTDIETYIHDDSVVRDRRRDTLTSTTTGTTYSSEFSDTTCASSILRGILKQDDYLDTLTYDLIDSRELKTAYSEDISAKRIADVDEQNSILYIAKPVVIDDKGGMFALDTILEEHDEMATEEKFEYDQSNCDSVSTLVNTIDQIRKYTAENSPRHVYHTTGSQWEDFDPKNLIKKAQLTKALFKTDLKDPVTCSRNYINCLEESESIIREKDEIDTIKDLVKYCTIESIKKTPLIDAILSDSPILGNKTKLQKQGFISSRKDEADSKENDLYVEMSPLVPVENVKIVHNNLSNTVSPNITSVNSNSADTKRLDTSTSYISTQVKSNSDNTEKLEPICDKVRKKPINYPKRKFSLLKEKFESKSQLVYVVTPNKAIKIGQSTASPEIETSKKNVSVILKKSADYIKYDKENLAPIASFKVCYEKNTSNDKSHSNRENIDLIYENDKSLCNNDLNLKERRHIFLEQVLSPPKLLTWNKKKSFSGSTVKKI
- the LOC100578388 gene encoding uncharacterized protein LOC100578388 isoform X3, with product MKDKNWVYRQESDICMLHLFESFMGAAPQLILQLYIMAVLRYIPLWTSLSAIVSFCSLSWAIGTYTKAMQKINPDNNEATWIVLILQGLWRAGMLISRIAVLVLTAVCLRQWSLLFLGFHWLFMTIWVLLQNTNFCPTIWEERIYNCIIGLIYCFDFFNLRIGKSRYRVFIFYSIIVIENIVFLVVFVLYFKDIIKTEKIIIMTSFIIGGMMIGLMSMLFYYGKFHPSKVGNITEIGDKKSEIVTNKAVTPRSFKQYYPNSFTASSCSIDRSQRTTSEEITTDKQYLLTNIVQNSECTENGVINQTCQIENDSPSTAAVCVVSECESAHNNVSKDENPSSNILPSNAFTIADNTCEYLEIHDDHNNSNEKDIHRQKRRGICLPTIHALDIDKDVSTKDSNDSCLPLQKRRGICFSNQLILEMESNDQGKVITNRNLILDISTKRNELENCSLSNICKDLNSITMLRDRMEIPTIFNESCEKTEETEKLTKELQQRDETMSCVTSIHDYENVCPLGVARPPWCIRSWKGYTDIETYIHDDSVVRDRRRDTLTSTTTGTTYSSEFSDTTCASSILRGILKQDDYLDTLTYDLIDSRELKTAYSEDISAKRIADVDEQNSILYIAKPVVIDDKGGMFALDTILEEHDEMATEEKFEYDQSNCDSVSTLVNTIDQIRKYTAENSPRHVYHTTGSQWEDFDPKNLIKKAQLTKALFKTDLKDPVTCSRNYINCLEESESIIREKDEIDTIKDLVKYCTIESIKKTPLIDAILSDSPILGNKTKLQKQGFISSRKDEADSKENDLYVEMSPLVPVENVKIVHNNLSNTVSPNITSVNSNSADTKRLDTSTSYISTQVKSNSDNTEKLEPICDKVRKKPINYPKRKFSLLKEKFESKSQLVYVVTPNKAIKIGQSTASPEIETSKKNVSVILKKSADYIKYDKENLAPIASFKVCYEKNTSNDKSHSNRENIDLIYENDKSLCNNDLNLKERRHIFLEQVLSPPKLLTWNKKKSFSGSTVKKI